A genomic window from Sphingobacterium sp. BN32 includes:
- a CDS encoding DUF2911 domain-containing protein, with amino-acid sequence MKKIALTLLLASGLIFSAQQADAQIKLPPASSTQFILQDLGISQVSVVYQRPNMKGRKIFGDLVPYDQIWRTGANNATNITFQSDVKIEGQALEAGTYALFTLPGKEEWTIIFNKNAKQWGAYTYDKADDVLRVKVKPRALTNPIETFTIAFEEVNDQNLKACLLWEKTKVSFLIEVDQKAEILASIDEAMRGEKKPYFQAAQYYYTHGLDIKKAAEWMVEADKGNSKAPHIKYWKSLILAKAGDKKGAIKAAEEGLKMAKSQNNGEYVKLNTQALEAAKK; translated from the coding sequence ATGAAAAAAATTGCATTAACACTCCTGCTAGCATCAGGACTGATCTTCAGCGCACAACAAGCTGATGCGCAGATTAAATTGCCTCCTGCGAGTAGTACCCAATTTATACTTCAAGATTTAGGGATCAGCCAGGTTAGCGTAGTCTACCAGCGTCCGAACATGAAGGGCAGAAAAATTTTTGGCGATCTCGTTCCCTACGATCAAATTTGGCGTACCGGTGCAAACAACGCAACCAACATTACCTTCCAAAGTGATGTAAAAATCGAAGGACAGGCGCTAGAAGCGGGCACATATGCATTGTTCACACTTCCAGGAAAAGAGGAATGGACTATTATTTTCAATAAAAACGCAAAGCAATGGGGTGCATATACCTACGATAAAGCAGATGACGTTCTGCGCGTAAAAGTAAAACCTCGCGCATTAACTAATCCCATCGAAACATTTACGATTGCTTTTGAAGAGGTCAACGATCAGAACTTAAAAGCTTGCCTTTTATGGGAAAAAACGAAGGTTTCGTTTCTAATCGAAGTGGATCAGAAAGCAGAGATCCTAGCAAGTATTGATGAAGCGATGCGAGGCGAGAAAAAACCTTATTTTCAAGCGGCTCAATATTACTATACGCATGGCTTAGACATCAAAAAAGCTGCAGAATGGATGGTAGAAGCAGATAAAGGCAACAGCAAGGCTCCACATATCAAATACTGGAAATCCTTGATCTTAGCGAAAGCTGGTGACAAGAAAGGCGCGATAAAAGCTGCTGAAGAAGGCTTGAAAATGGCGAAATCGCAGAACAACGGCGAATACGTGAAGTTGAATACGCAAGCATTAGAAGCTGCTAAGAAATAG
- a CDS encoding sugar MFS transporter, with the protein MTTQNNQSTVGPMIIIGALFFIFGFATWLNSLLIPYLRIACELTEVQSYFVTFAFYIAYLVMAPVSTWVLNRFGFKNGMAISLGIMAVGALLFIPAAYSRTYLLFLTGLFVMGGGLAILQTASNPYITILGPVKTAAKRISIMGICNKFAGALAPIILGYFLNLSEADKVQQSLATMSPEESAQALDKIALQVVNPYIGIVVVLIILAVWISRANLPEVKGDEEEDATHHLASESKQSIFDFPHVILGFICLFLYVGVEVLAGDTIIAYGTYLGIPLDTAKFFTSFTMVSMVIGYIIGIVAIPKYLSQETALKLCAILGAILTVGIVFTDGMVSLTLVGLLGLANSLVWPAIWPLALKGVGKFTSAASGILVMGIAGGAVIPLLYGQLAHSVGSHQAYWIALPCYLYILYYAVAGHKVRK; encoded by the coding sequence ATGACCACTCAGAATAATCAATCAACCGTCGGACCAATGATTATAATTGGTGCCCTGTTCTTTATTTTTGGATTCGCCACTTGGCTCAACTCCTTATTAATTCCTTACTTAAGAATTGCTTGTGAATTGACAGAAGTACAATCTTACTTTGTTACTTTCGCATTTTACATTGCATATTTAGTAATGGCGCCGGTTTCGACATGGGTGTTGAACAGATTCGGTTTTAAGAATGGTATGGCGATATCACTCGGTATCATGGCGGTTGGTGCACTATTATTTATACCTGCAGCCTACTCTCGTACTTATTTATTATTCCTGACTGGATTATTCGTGATGGGTGGTGGATTAGCCATCTTACAGACCGCTTCCAATCCCTACATCACGATCTTAGGTCCTGTAAAGACTGCTGCGAAGCGTATCAGTATCATGGGTATCTGTAATAAGTTTGCTGGTGCGCTTGCTCCGATTATCCTAGGTTACTTCTTAAACTTAAGTGAGGCAGATAAGGTACAACAATCATTAGCGACGATGAGTCCTGAAGAGTCTGCGCAGGCTTTGGATAAAATTGCATTACAAGTGGTTAATCCATATATCGGAATTGTTGTCGTATTGATTATTTTGGCCGTATGGATTTCCCGTGCTAACCTTCCTGAAGTAAAAGGTGACGAAGAGGAAGATGCAACACATCACCTCGCATCTGAGAGCAAACAAAGTATTTTTGATTTCCCACATGTAATCTTAGGATTCATCTGTTTATTCTTATACGTTGGTGTTGAAGTGTTGGCAGGTGATACGATCATTGCCTACGGTACTTACTTAGGAATTCCGTTAGATACGGCTAAATTCTTTACCTCATTCACGATGGTTTCCATGGTTATTGGTTATATCATCGGTATTGTTGCGATCCCAAAATACCTTTCTCAAGAAACGGCTTTAAAATTATGTGCTATTCTAGGTGCAATTTTAACCGTAGGTATTGTCTTCACTGATGGTATGGTTTCCTTGACTTTAGTAGGTTTATTAGGTTTAGCAAACTCTTTAGTGTGGCCTGCGATTTGGCCATTGGCACTAAAAGGAGTTGGTAAATTTACGAGCGCGGCTTCCGGCATCTTAGTTATGGGTATCGCCGGTGGTGCCGTTATTCCATTATTATATGGACAGCTTGCGCACTCGGTTGGTTCACACCAAGCATATTGGATTGCATTGCCTTGTTACCTGTATATTCTTTATTATGCAGTAGCGGGACACAAAGTTCGAAAATAA
- a CDS encoding hotdog fold thioesterase translates to MWFRAYSLEEINSYFAINMTGFLDIKATSITDDSLVAEMPVTEKVKQPFGILHGGASVVLAESVGSIASALIIDMDKYAAVGLDINANHLRPVTKGKVFATCKPLHIGKTTHVWDIRIADERGKPVCISRLTMAIIKKP, encoded by the coding sequence ATGTGGTTTAGAGCATATTCATTGGAGGAAATCAACTCCTACTTCGCCATTAATATGACTGGTTTTCTCGATATCAAAGCAACATCGATTACAGATGATTCCTTAGTTGCTGAGATGCCTGTTACAGAAAAGGTAAAACAACCCTTCGGCATTCTACATGGCGGAGCATCCGTTGTTCTTGCCGAATCCGTTGGTAGTATTGCGTCTGCATTAATCATCGATATGGACAAATATGCGGCGGTAGGTTTAGATATTAATGCAAACCATCTTCGCCCCGTGACAAAAGGCAAGGTTTTCGCAACTTGTAAGCCCCTTCATATTGGAAAAACGACCCATGTATGGGATATTCGCATTGCCGACGAACGCGGAAAACCTGTTTGTATTTCCCGCTTGACAATGGCTATTATTAAAAAGCCTTAA
- a CDS encoding FAD-binding and (Fe-S)-binding domain-containing protein: MIEEELALLAPQLGGELYWDEKMRLLYATDASAYREIPLAVAYPKDKQDIALLIQFANQHQVSLIPRTAGTSLAGQVVGAGIVVDVSKYFTSIIEVNAEEHWVSVQPGVIRDELNMFLRPYQLYFGPETSTANRAMIGGMVGNNSCGSNSLIYGSAREHTLAIKALLSDGSEVEFKALSFEEFSEKCNLDSLEGKIYKHIRSMLSNYQNQQEIRANFPKASIMRRNTGYAVDMLLETDPFTAGKEPFSFCKLICGSEGTLAFITEIKLHVDPLNTNPTGLLCVHFASLQDALHANLIALKHKPLVSELMDSYILERTKDNLEQSNNRFFVDGNPAAVLIVEYDGKDQDEIFRKVEAVEADMRAHGLGYHFPLVLGADKKRVWDLRKAGLGLLSNVPGDDKPVAVIEDTAVAVEDLPAYIADFNDILEKYKLYAVHYAHAATGELHLRPIINLKTAAGNQLFREIALEIAHLVKKYKGSLSGEHGDGRLRGEFIPLMIGDHNYQLLKDIKHTWDPKGIFNPGKIVNTPSMNSFLRYEPGQQNREIKTVFRYPNQTYIQHVEQCNGSGDCRKSHLSGGTMCPSYMASKNEKDTTRARANILREMITHSSKENPFDHEEIKEIMDLCLSCKACKSECPSSVDMAKLKAEFLQGYYDANGIPMRSRMIGHVDSLTQFMQPVAGLYNAVVGNKLTGGIVKNILGFAPQRHIPKIAAKTLRKWYAERDKKYIAGRQPLKSVYFFCDEFTNFNDVDLGKKAIILLEKLGYQVLMVPHAFSGRALLSKGLLREAKKLANKNVAIFADRLNSNSKMVAVEPSTILTFRDEYVDLVDDHLIEAAERIAPFALTIEEFIWEEFQAGNISSSQFTGQEKEILLHGHCQQKAWGLLATVNQILAIPANYKVKNIPSGCCGMAGSFGYEKEHYEMSMQIGELVLFPAVRAKAKETIIAAPGASCRHQIKDGTSETALHPVEILLEALKN, translated from the coding sequence ATGATAGAAGAGGAGTTGGCTCTGCTTGCACCTCAGTTAGGCGGTGAACTTTATTGGGATGAGAAAATGCGTCTGTTGTATGCAACAGATGCCTCAGCTTATCGCGAGATTCCATTGGCAGTCGCTTATCCGAAAGATAAGCAGGACATTGCTTTGCTTATCCAATTTGCAAATCAGCATCAGGTTTCTTTGATTCCACGTACTGCCGGGACCTCCCTTGCAGGGCAGGTCGTAGGAGCTGGGATTGTAGTCGATGTATCGAAATATTTTACCTCCATTATCGAGGTAAATGCAGAAGAACATTGGGTAAGCGTACAACCCGGGGTCATTCGGGATGAGTTGAATATGTTCCTCAGACCTTATCAATTGTACTTCGGGCCCGAAACGTCGACCGCAAACCGCGCGATGATCGGTGGGATGGTGGGCAACAATTCATGCGGATCCAATTCCCTGATCTATGGTAGTGCCCGCGAGCATACCTTAGCAATAAAAGCCTTGCTAAGCGACGGTTCAGAAGTCGAATTCAAAGCCTTGTCTTTCGAAGAATTTAGTGAAAAATGTAATTTGGATAGTCTGGAGGGTAAAATCTACAAGCATATCCGAAGCATGTTGAGCAATTATCAGAATCAACAGGAAATACGCGCAAACTTTCCAAAAGCATCGATCATGCGCCGAAATACCGGCTATGCCGTCGATATGTTATTGGAAACCGATCCATTCACGGCAGGAAAAGAGCCTTTTAGCTTCTGTAAGCTGATATGTGGCTCCGAGGGTACACTTGCATTCATCACGGAGATTAAACTCCATGTAGATCCTTTAAATACAAACCCCACCGGACTGCTTTGTGTGCACTTTGCGAGCCTGCAGGATGCCCTGCATGCTAATCTCATCGCACTGAAGCACAAGCCGCTCGTGAGTGAACTGATGGACAGCTATATCCTCGAGCGAACGAAAGATAATTTAGAACAGTCAAACAACCGCTTCTTTGTGGATGGGAACCCTGCGGCCGTCTTGATCGTCGAGTACGATGGCAAAGATCAGGACGAAATATTCCGCAAGGTCGAAGCCGTCGAAGCCGATATGAGAGCGCATGGGCTAGGCTATCATTTTCCCTTAGTTCTCGGAGCCGATAAAAAACGGGTTTGGGATTTGCGAAAGGCTGGTCTAGGCTTGTTGAGCAATGTTCCGGGCGATGATAAACCTGTGGCGGTGATCGAAGATACGGCCGTCGCTGTCGAGGATTTGCCGGCCTATATTGCAGATTTCAACGACATACTAGAAAAGTATAAGCTTTATGCAGTGCATTACGCGCATGCGGCGACGGGCGAACTACACCTACGTCCCATTATCAACCTAAAGACAGCAGCGGGCAACCAGCTCTTTAGAGAAATTGCGTTAGAGATTGCACACCTCGTCAAGAAATATAAGGGTTCCCTTAGCGGAGAGCATGGCGACGGCCGATTAAGAGGCGAGTTTATCCCTTTAATGATTGGTGATCATAACTACCAGTTATTAAAAGATATCAAACATACCTGGGACCCAAAAGGAATTTTTAACCCTGGAAAAATAGTCAATACGCCATCCATGAATAGCTTCCTGCGCTATGAGCCAGGGCAACAAAATCGTGAAATAAAAACCGTATTTCGCTATCCTAATCAAACCTACATACAGCATGTAGAGCAGTGTAACGGATCTGGAGACTGTCGAAAATCGCATTTGTCGGGCGGAACGATGTGCCCATCTTACATGGCGAGCAAGAACGAGAAAGATACAACCAGAGCCCGGGCAAATATCCTGCGCGAAATGATTACGCATTCGAGTAAGGAAAATCCCTTTGACCATGAAGAAATCAAAGAGATCATGGATCTTTGTCTAAGCTGCAAGGCCTGCAAATCCGAATGCCCTTCAAGCGTCGATATGGCTAAACTCAAGGCCGAATTCCTACAGGGCTATTATGATGCCAATGGTATTCCGATGCGCTCCAGGATGATTGGCCATGTAGACAGCCTTACACAGTTCATGCAGCCCGTAGCGGGCTTATACAATGCTGTTGTCGGGAATAAACTGACCGGCGGAATCGTAAAGAATATTCTGGGGTTTGCACCGCAGCGTCATATCCCGAAGATTGCTGCCAAAACCTTAAGAAAATGGTATGCCGAACGAGATAAAAAGTATATCGCCGGCAGGCAACCCCTTAAATCCGTCTACTTTTTCTGCGACGAGTTTACCAACTTCAACGACGTTGATTTAGGAAAGAAAGCCATTATACTTCTGGAAAAATTAGGATATCAGGTGCTGATGGTGCCGCACGCATTTTCCGGACGCGCACTACTGTCTAAAGGACTCCTTCGGGAAGCGAAGAAGCTGGCGAATAAAAACGTCGCTATTTTTGCCGACCGACTAAATTCCAACAGTAAGATGGTGGCGGTAGAGCCATCAACTATTTTGACCTTCCGGGATGAATACGTAGATCTTGTCGATGATCATCTTATAGAAGCTGCAGAAAGAATTGCGCCCTTTGCATTGACCATTGAGGAATTTATATGGGAGGAATTTCAAGCCGGCAATATTTCTTCCTCCCAGTTTACAGGGCAAGAGAAGGAAATCTTATTGCATGGCCATTGTCAGCAGAAAGCCTGGGGATTGTTAGCCACAGTAAACCAGATATTAGCTATTCCGGCGAATTATAAAGTGAAAAATATCCCCTCGGGCTGCTGTGGTATGGCGGGTTCCTTTGGATATGAGAAAGAACATTATGAGATGTCTATGCAGATCGGGGAACTGGTGTTATTTCCAGCCGTTCGCGCAAAGGCTAAAGAAACAATCATTGCCGCACCGGGCGCCAGTTGCCGTCATCAAATAAAAGATGGAACATCCGAAACTGCCTTGCATCCCGTCGAAATATTGTTGGAAGCATTAAAGAATTAA
- a CDS encoding HAMP domain-containing sensor histidine kinase — translation MKQHPYRYNKQQWKFLLFLFAALIATASLLYSNYLVKNLSKSERTKAEVWAMSTKSIVTMPDVNDEFISFISAVRDSLSLPAIITDENEAIVAWRDLDSTKTDNRADPDSNKQYDPDYFQKQLNKMKKAHPPIHISLDSGQEWRVYYRDSDALAQLRIFPYLQLSLIAIFLVIAYTVFNSIRDSEQNLVWVGMAKEAAHQLGTPISSMMGWLELARVTYDAEDDSVFNEMERDIKRLEIVADRFSKIGSTPSLSNHAVYPVVEEYVNYFKVRTSQRITFELEGDQQVAAKLNVQVFDWIIENLLKNAVNAIEAEGKISINISENIAKEEIFIDISDTGKGIPRANWETIFQPGYTTRKRGWGLGLSLTKRMVYYHQGQIFVKESEIGKGTTFRIILKSNLRYEPTQI, via the coding sequence ATGAAGCAACATCCGTATCGATATAATAAGCAACAATGGAAGTTTTTATTGTTTTTATTTGCTGCCTTGATTGCTACGGCCTCACTGTTATACAGCAATTATCTTGTTAAAAACCTTTCTAAATCCGAGCGTACAAAGGCGGAAGTCTGGGCGATGTCGACCAAGAGTATCGTGACGATGCCGGATGTGAACGACGAGTTCATCAGTTTTATTTCTGCAGTACGCGATAGTTTGAGCTTGCCTGCCATCATTACTGATGAGAATGAAGCAATCGTTGCCTGGCGCGATCTAGACAGCACCAAGACGGACAATCGTGCAGACCCTGACTCAAATAAGCAGTATGACCCGGATTATTTCCAAAAGCAATTGAATAAGATGAAGAAGGCTCATCCGCCTATTCATATTTCATTGGATAGCGGGCAGGAATGGCGCGTTTATTACCGCGACTCAGATGCGCTGGCGCAACTGCGCATATTTCCATACCTTCAATTATCATTGATTGCAATCTTTCTAGTAATCGCTTATACGGTATTTAATTCCATTCGTGATTCGGAACAGAACCTGGTTTGGGTGGGGATGGCCAAAGAGGCTGCCCACCAATTAGGGACGCCTATTTCGTCGATGATGGGCTGGCTTGAGCTCGCCCGTGTTACGTATGATGCGGAAGATGACAGCGTATTCAATGAGATGGAGCGAGACATCAAACGATTGGAAATTGTTGCCGATCGTTTTTCTAAAATCGGCTCGACACCTTCCCTATCCAATCATGCGGTGTACCCGGTGGTGGAAGAGTATGTGAATTATTTTAAAGTTAGAACGAGTCAACGTATTACATTTGAGCTCGAGGGCGACCAGCAGGTCGCAGCAAAATTGAATGTGCAAGTCTTCGATTGGATCATCGAAAACCTGCTAAAAAATGCGGTGAATGCTATCGAAGCTGAAGGTAAGATTAGCATTAACATTTCGGAAAACATTGCAAAAGAAGAAATTTTTATTGACATTAGCGACACCGGAAAAGGGATCCCTAGGGCAAATTGGGAGACTATTTTTCAACCAGGATATACGACGCGCAAACGTGGCTGGGGCTTAGGGCTAAGTTTGACGAAACGTATGGTCTACTACCATCAGGGACAAATTTTTGTTAAAGAATCCGAAATAGGAAAAGGAACCACATTTAGAATTATCTTAAAAAGTAATTTACGCTATGAACCAACTCAAATCTGA
- a CDS encoding sugar phosphate isomerase/epimerase, whose amino-acid sequence MNLFKKLLFGCAASAMLLATSCATNGKAQQVNTQQSFPEEKLGWKLGAQAYTFRLFSFADALNKIDSAGLRYVEAFPGQTIGAGSAEKMTYELSKEGRELVKKLLKDKKITLHAYGVVGAKDADEWEKVFAFAKDMGVKVINCEPKEDMLDVVSNLADKYDILVGIHNHPTPSIYWNPDVVLKALNGRSKRMGATADVGHWMRSGLNPIDCLKKLEGRIIHLHFKDLNEFGNKKAHDVPWGTGKLGLKEVQAELKRQNFKGMFSAEYEYNWENNMPEVKESAQNFRNAL is encoded by the coding sequence ATGAATTTATTTAAGAAGTTACTCTTCGGATGTGCTGCTTCGGCTATGTTGCTGGCAACATCCTGCGCAACCAACGGGAAAGCGCAACAAGTGAACACACAGCAGTCTTTTCCGGAAGAAAAATTGGGCTGGAAATTAGGCGCACAAGCTTATACCTTCCGCTTGTTCTCCTTTGCTGACGCATTGAACAAAATTGATAGCGCTGGCTTACGCTATGTGGAGGCCTTCCCTGGCCAAACAATTGGTGCAGGAAGCGCGGAGAAGATGACCTATGAACTTTCTAAGGAAGGAAGAGAGCTGGTGAAGAAGCTTCTTAAAGATAAAAAGATCACATTGCATGCTTACGGCGTAGTAGGAGCCAAAGATGCAGATGAATGGGAGAAGGTATTTGCCTTTGCCAAAGATATGGGCGTCAAAGTTATCAACTGCGAACCAAAAGAAGATATGCTTGACGTGGTCTCCAATCTCGCAGACAAATACGATATCCTTGTCGGTATCCATAATCACCCAACCCCATCCATATATTGGAATCCTGACGTTGTCTTAAAAGCCTTAAACGGCCGCAGCAAGCGAATGGGCGCAACAGCAGATGTGGGCCACTGGATGCGCTCGGGCTTGAACCCGATCGACTGCCTAAAGAAATTAGAAGGCAGAATCATTCACCTTCACTTCAAGGACTTGAACGAATTCGGCAACAAAAAGGCGCATGATGTGCCTTGGGGAACCGGAAAATTAGGACTGAAGGAAGTACAAGCGGAATTAAAACGCCAAAACTTTAAAGGCATGTTCTCCGCAGAATACGAATACAACTGGGAGAATAATATGCCGGAAGTAAAAGAAAGTGCTCAAAACTTTAGAAATGCCCTGTAA
- a CDS encoding DinB family protein — translation MNQLKSDEYPAIFSDYIETVTGDVMEELTSQVETFPEFIASIPERMGSYAYAEDKWTIKEVLCHILDCERVMAYRALRFGRNDMTALASFEQDEFVSNGRHNERELADIAQEFIHLRKANLYLFNSFDENELIRKGMASDRLISVRALLYVIAGHLNHHVIILKARYLKNQNLSNDVV, via the coding sequence ATGAACCAACTCAAATCTGACGAATACCCGGCGATATTCAGTGACTATATTGAAACCGTAACTGGGGACGTGATGGAGGAACTGACGAGTCAAGTCGAGACATTTCCCGAATTTATTGCGAGCATTCCAGAGCGTATGGGGTCCTATGCATATGCCGAGGATAAGTGGACAATTAAGGAGGTTTTATGCCATATCCTAGATTGCGAACGGGTGATGGCCTATCGGGCGCTACGCTTCGGGAGAAACGACATGACTGCATTAGCGTCTTTTGAGCAAGACGAGTTTGTATCCAATGGACGCCATAACGAACGCGAATTGGCTGATATCGCGCAGGAGTTTATTCACCTCAGAAAGGCAAACCTTTATTTGTTCAACTCGTTTGATGAAAACGAACTGATTAGAAAGGGCATGGCTTCCGATCGCTTAATCAGTGTCAGGGCTTTATTATATGTGATTGCTGGTCACCTTAACCATCATGTAATCATCTTGAAGGCTCGCTATTTGAAGAATCAAAACTTAAGCAACGATGTGGTTTAG
- the gltX gene encoding glutamate--tRNA ligase yields the protein MSSQNKVRVRFAPSPTGGLHLGGVRTALFNYLFAKHHNGDFILRIEDTDQTRFVPGAEEYIKECLTWCGLTPDESPWNEGAFGPYRQSERKPSYRQFAEELVKNGNAYYAFDTAEELDEQRKLQPNFRYAHDNRMDLRNSLSLGEEETQRLLAAGTPHTIRIKMPEDEVVSFDDMIRGRVSFETKLVDDKVLLKADGMPTYHLAVVVDDKAMEISHVFRGEEWLPSAPVHLLLWEYLGWKNEMPQWAHMPLILKPDGKGKLSKRDGDRLGFPVYAMNWTDPKTGELTVGYRERGFLPESFINLLAMLGWNDGTEQEIFTMEELIAKFSVERISKAGAKFDFEKAKWFNQEWIKITDNSELLPQVKAIMTKHELNTDGIADNFINSILDLVKERLTYVEDFWEQASFFFQKPAQYDVDAVKPKWNTDKTAFFKQIATDFATQPLWEAASLESFFKGKIADSGMKIGELMMPFRIMLVGGKFGPDVFKIAELLGKEEVIARIASALPHFEA from the coding sequence ATGAGTTCACAAAACAAAGTAAGGGTTCGTTTCGCGCCAAGTCCTACAGGCGGGTTACATTTAGGCGGCGTAAGAACCGCATTGTTCAACTACCTTTTTGCAAAACATCATAACGGTGATTTTATCCTTCGTATCGAGGATACCGATCAAACGCGTTTTGTACCTGGTGCTGAAGAATATATCAAAGAATGTTTAACATGGTGCGGATTAACACCAGATGAAAGCCCCTGGAATGAAGGTGCTTTCGGTCCTTACCGTCAAAGTGAGCGCAAGCCCTCTTACCGCCAATTTGCGGAAGAATTAGTAAAGAATGGAAATGCCTACTACGCATTTGACACCGCAGAGGAATTAGATGAGCAGCGTAAATTGCAACCAAACTTCCGCTATGCACACGACAACCGCATGGATCTTCGTAACTCCCTGAGCTTAGGTGAAGAGGAAACACAACGTTTATTGGCTGCAGGAACGCCGCATACAATCCGCATCAAGATGCCGGAAGACGAAGTTGTTTCTTTTGATGATATGATACGTGGACGCGTAAGTTTTGAAACAAAATTAGTAGATGATAAAGTGCTTTTGAAAGCCGACGGTATGCCAACCTACCATTTGGCAGTAGTTGTGGATGATAAAGCAATGGAAATATCCCATGTCTTCCGTGGCGAAGAATGGCTGCCTTCCGCACCGGTACACCTACTCTTATGGGAGTATTTGGGCTGGAAGAACGAGATGCCGCAATGGGCACATATGCCGCTTATCCTTAAACCTGACGGGAAAGGAAAGTTGAGCAAGCGCGATGGCGATCGCTTAGGCTTCCCTGTTTACGCAATGAACTGGACCGATCCGAAGACCGGTGAACTGACTGTCGGTTACCGCGAGCGTGGATTCTTACCGGAGTCTTTTATCAACTTACTAGCAATGTTAGGCTGGAACGATGGAACGGAGCAGGAGATCTTCACGATGGAGGAGCTTATTGCTAAATTCTCCGTTGAGCGCATCAGTAAAGCCGGAGCGAAATTCGACTTCGAGAAAGCAAAGTGGTTCAATCAAGAATGGATAAAAATCACCGACAACAGCGAACTTCTGCCACAGGTGAAAGCCATCATGACTAAACATGAACTAAATACGGACGGAATAGCGGATAATTTTATCAATTCTATCTTGGATTTAGTGAAAGAAAGACTAACTTACGTTGAAGATTTTTGGGAGCAAGCCTCTTTCTTCTTCCAAAAGCCTGCACAATATGATGTTGATGCCGTTAAACCGAAATGGAACACTGACAAAACAGCCTTCTTCAAACAAATCGCAACAGACTTTGCAACGCAGCCCCTTTGGGAAGCAGCGAGTTTAGAATCCTTCTTTAAAGGAAAGATTGCAGATTCAGGCATGAAGATCGGCGAGTTAATGATGCCTTTCCGTATTATGTTAGTTGGCGGTAAGTTTGGACCAGACGTATTTAAGATTGCAGAGCTTTTAGGAAAAGAGGAAGTGATTGCGCGCATCGCGTCGGCATTGCCTCATTTTGAAGCATAA